DNA sequence from the Acanthopagrus latus isolate v.2019 chromosome 15, fAcaLat1.1, whole genome shotgun sequence genome:
GGACTCAAAGAGTAAGAGTCAAGGCCACTGGGGAGCGCTGGTACCACGAGAGAGTGTACTTAGACATGCACCACTCATTCAAACACTGTAGCAGACAAAGTCACATCCAGCACTAAAGgggtttcccagcagaacatttcattCTAACAAGATGATCATACTTAATCACTTCACCAGTTTGTCCTTGAGGCCAAACATGCATTTACAAGTCACTCAGCGTAAACTCAATCACCTGCAGCACGAATATACTCGGATCCCTTCCCTGGTTGTATCTCCAGGTTGTTCACTAGTGTCCCCACAGGGAGAGCTCCCAGTGGGTATGCATCACCCTCATTGGCTGAGActgcaaagtaaaacaaaagaatacCGTGTAAGTTTTTGTCAACCACCAAGTctttaaaatcctcttcagTGAGGGGTCATACCTGCCATACGTCCAATAACTCcagatgttttaatgatgtCGCCACTCTGCATGCTCTCTGTGGCAATAATCCATCTTTTCCGGTTGCCTCCAGCTACCAGCGCAATGTCAGCAGACCTGCATCGCCGACACAGTTTATTACAGCCAACTGTATGTTCATACCTTTCAgtatatatacaaataaatgtcTTGCACGTTTTAAAGCTGATCTCACCTGCACGGGTCGTATCGCACTTCAACAACCTTCTCTTCAAAAGGTTTGGGCTCTCTGTCTGACTCGTAGCGCAGTCTCTGGAAGTCGATCATCCGGTATTTTTGTTTGTGGCCCCCACCGATGCCGTGTGTCCGTATCTTCCCTgagtgggagaaagaaagacgggCAGCTCTTTTCACTCAGCAACCGGAACAAGTAACTCAGCTGTTGTGAAAAGCAAATGCATCACAAAGatctcatcccatttcctgtcactcttcagCCTCCTataaataaagccatgaaagggcaaaagaaaacacacagatatatatatatatatatatatatatatatatatatatatctcactATAAATGTCAAATTACAGATATGGAGCTCTGTAGAgagactatatatatatatatatatatatatatatatatatatatatatatatatatatatatatatagtctgTAAAACTGACTGCTTGCAGACTGCTTCAAACTCAGAGTCAGattttactgtactgtaaacaGTCAAAGggctgttttttctctgttcataTCACAAAAGTCCaggtttattttaaaacattcagcacTTAAGTCAGTCAGGCCTTCAACAGATTGACAACATAGGCCAAAAGATTGTTTCAAACTcaatttgtaatatttaaaatctattattgtaaacaaaacaaggtGCAAATCCAGATCCAATTCTGCCCATTAGGGAGAACAGGAACCTCGCCCTCCTCCAGCCcagcctgtaaacacacacccatCCTATCTGCGCTCCTCTGACCCCTCTCTACCTGTGTGATCTCTGCCTCCGGTCTTCTTCATCCCTATAGGCTTGATGGTGTACTTCTCCGTCTGCTTCCATCGTGTCCTGTTCTGATCCAGGGAGGCTGTGGTGAGGAAGCCTCGGCACTGTCCGCCTGTGCAGGGCACCAGACTGCCCAGCTTAGTCTGTGTGACTGCCTGTCGACACAAAAAGCGACACACAGATGTTACAGCTTCGTAGATGCGACGTGATGATTCAGATCTCCAGTGTGACTGACAGGCAGTGGATGTTTACCTGCGCGGAGAGCAGGGCAGGCTGGGACACGGTCAGGGAGCGCAGAGCTCGGGTTAGACAGGACACCGCCATCATAACAACGTCCTCCTGACAGAgctgaggagcagaggagcagactGTCAGCTGGGAGCCCACCCTGCAGTTGTCTTCTCCACTACCTGGTATGCAAGTTAAGCTTAACTATATACAATACAGTGTACAGATTTCTACTTTAATCGAATTATTATGGATCAATAACATAACCTGTTACTTTCAATGACTTTACTGTTATATAATCGTATAATATGTGCCTACACTGTCGTCAGAACTTGTCAATAACCTTACCAAGCAGCAAGTCAACGTGAGCTCCAGCTAGCTTAAACAGCAATTCAGGTAAATCCGGCTCAATAACTGGACCcgtttattgttttctgttttaatgaagCGAAACCAAACCGGCCGTTTAACTCAGGTCAACTTTGCCATATAATCCGGTTCAACAGTAACATTAAACCAACCTTTATATTTGACTTATTTCATCCCCAAGCTTCTCGCTGGCGTCCTTCACAGTCCTGCACGCTACGTCGCGCACTGATGACGTGTACCGTATCTAATTTGGCCTCTAGGTGGCAGAAATGCCCTCTCACATAGAGTCCTACTCTCTGTAGCACTCTACTATCACATCACTGTAACCATAGATCGTTATTAGGCGGATGTGCCAATTATACAGCTTACTGTTTGTCAACATTGTCGCTCACCAAGCAATTGGTCGTAATCACAATGGCAGTCAGtggtggtatttttttttttttcaaaagataCTGATTACTGTTGATAATCAAGTCAATATTACGGACAGAGTGTGGTGGTTATGTGTAGTATAACAACATGTTACAATTTCTTCCATCGTTTAACTTCTCATGTTCACCACAAGATGTCACTATGTGCTAtttagtttgggtttttttctgtggtgGAATTCATGCGCCATAAATCCATCAATCCATTACAGCTTGGTCGTATGTATTTGAAATTTTGAATTAGACCTTTAAATTAAAGTCATCATCTTTCCACCGTTGCGCACTTTATGTGCACCCTTCATATGTACATTTTCCGATTCAAAGTTTGTCATCTTTAGATTAGACTTT
Encoded proteins:
- the mrpl2 gene encoding 39S ribosomal protein L2, mitochondrial encodes the protein MMAVSCLTRALRSLTVSQPALLSAQAVTQTKLGSLVPCTGGQCRGFLTTASLDQNRTRWKQTEKYTIKPIGMKKTGGRDHTGKIRTHGIGGGHKQKYRMIDFQRLRYESDREPKPFEEKVVEVRYDPCRSADIALVAGGNRKRWIIATESMQSGDIIKTSGVIGRMAVSANEGDAYPLGALPVGTLVNNLEIQPGKGSEYIRAAGTSGVLLRKVNGTAIVQLPSKQQVQVLETCVVTVGRVSNIDHNKQIIGKAGRNRWLGIRPSSGLWQRKGGWAGRKIKPLPPMKNYVNLPSISNTT